Sequence from the Platichthys flesus chromosome 2, fPlaFle2.1, whole genome shotgun sequence genome:
CTTATATACTTCTTATGATGTCTTATGATATAGTTATATATACTTTATCTTATGATAAAGTTTAATTTGGATATAGCAAGtactatatatatgtgtgtgtgtgtgtgtatctggtaAACTGTAATTCATATAATTGAAAAGTAGTTTGTTGTCACAGTTGTTGCTATGGTTGCTGATTACGTTATCAAACCTTACCATATCCACATCATCAGCATCTTGCTATAATTTGAATGTGATCTATAGTCCGGCAGCTCTTTGTATGTGTATGAATTATAACAGCTTTAAGTTCCAGCTTCATCTTTTTCCGATTTGCTTGCAGACATTAAATTACcaactcttcttcatcttttcctCCAGGCGAGACGATAGCTTTTTTCAACTTTGAAGAGTTtttcaaaacatacaaaaagagagagagagacaaaaaacgTTACCGCTGCAGTGACAGGGTCAAGTCCATCTGAATATTCTTTCAGTAAAATGCAGATGGATGATGAAtaatgctgctcctgctgcagcagcagcacagagctgaCTCACTGCAGAGTGGAGAGAAACAAGCCTGACACCCTGACTGAGCTCACTGAACAAAattatgttaatttaaaaatcTCAATCTTACATTATGTTGCCCTCGTgctaatttaaatgaaattgctCAGTTATGCTTGCATGTTTTCAGACGTTTGACCGAAACAAATTTGGGTCAAGAAATAATCGTGCGATGAAAATCTcccttttaaatatttacattgatTAACTgcatttattatgttttaagtgttatttttgtaattatgTTTATGTTTCAAGATTATTATGTCATTACAGCCATATCTGTGAAACACACTGGGAAACttaattgtgtttctgtgcacatacaaaaatgtatagctgttatttattattgaGAACACAGACCGAGATGCTCCTTGTATTCAGACCCTTTTTTGCAGAGATGTATCtactcaaatcaaatcaacatgaTCCCTTTGGGCAAATGTAACATGTTGTGTATTGTTGACAGGTTGTGTTGTGGCAGGACATTCCTATAGGGCAGGAGCTGCCATGCCATTTGGTTGTCTGACACTTGGGGAGAAGAAGGATTACAACAATCCCTCAGAGGTGAACGACAAATATGACCTCGGACAAATTGTTAAATCGTGAGTACATCttttgttgtgatgttgttgtttttttataataagCACATAGACGCTCGTTAGAAAATTGGTCGAAGAGTGTGATGCGTGCTAAAATCCTCTGCCTCTTTCACAGGGAGGAGTTTTGTGAGATTTTCCGGTCCAAGGATAGGAACACCTTGAAGATGTACACCTGTAAAAAGTTCAACAAGAAGGACGGAAGGAAAGTCAGGAAGGCGGCCAAGAATGAGATAATGATCTTGAAGATGTGAGTGAAGTGTTAATCTCCTCATCATTGATCTTTCATGTTGGAGGAACACTCCTGGAGCTTGAAGGTTTAATCTCAACTCATCAGCAAAATTCTTTCTTGAGCTCAAAAACCAGCATCATGAGATTTCAACAGTTATACCACAGTAGGCACAGTACAGTTCTAGTTACCCCTCTGTGCTACAGAGATCCCCTGTGTCGTAAAACTAGGCAACACTGTAGTTTATTAAAGGAGctgtagtttattttaaatacagcTGGAAAATCCAAACTGTGTAACAAAATGGTTTGGGGCTGAGGAAATTAGAAAGaatgaaattactttttttgttttctctcttttaatattaaaaaaagtaacgaATATGTGTTGGAAATTCTTCATtactttcaatttaatttgtagaACCACTagcaaatgtaaatatatcaCCTTCATTATGTtgatgataacaataataataaccagcCATTTAAAGTTATTTGAGGCGGTGAGGATTATTAGACTACTTACTTGAAATTACATAAAATTGTGAACATTTGTTTAGATCCACATTATGATGATTTGCACTAACACAAGTGATTAGTCCCAATCAACAACGAAAAGACTAGTTTTTTATTACAAGTTTAACTTCTCTGTCCCCAAATGTCTTGTGTGGAGGGTGTGTGGCTACTTTGTACAACTCGTTCCATCCATTCATTagttcctccttttcttctatTTCTCCTTTATCTGCTTTTTAAAGGGTAAAACATCACAACATCCTCCAGCTGGTTGACACCTTTGAAACTAAGAAAGAGTACTTCCTTTTTCTGGAACTGTGAGTATTATGCAAGCAACAAGAGAGAAGACTGGTGTCTCAAACTGGTCATTTTATTGGACATGTACAGTTGTTATGCATTTCTATCCTCTACAATATACATGTGTTTGAATTCGGTCGTCCGGTCTGTTCAGCGCCACGGGCAGAGAGGTCTTTGACTGGATCTTAGATCAAGGCTACTACTCGGAGAGGGACACCAGCAATGTTATGAGGCAGGTGTTGGAGGCTGTAGCTTACCTGCACTCTCAGAAAATTGTCCACAGAAATCTGAAGGTATGTTACAACGCTGACACCTAGTGCAGACCAGCAGCATTTCACCAAAAACTGCCCTGTGCAAAGACAAAATCATGTGGGTCACATGCCTTTCAATTGTATAGACCGCACCTTTATTTGTTTGCTCGTGCAGTTGGAGAACCTGGTGTACTTTAATCGTTTGAAGCACTCCAAAATCGTGATCAGTGACTTTCAGCTGGCAAAACTTGAAAATGGACTCATCAAGGACCCGTGTGGGACTCCGGAATATCTTGGTAAGGAGCATAACACCTGAATGCACTGTGATTTCAAATATGTGATTGTCAAGATCTTCAGCTTATGATCAGGAAACATTAAGCTTGTTCCTGCTCTCAGCTCCTGAGGTGGTTGGGAGGCAGAGGTACGGGAGACCTGTGGACTGTTGGGCCATCGGTGTCATCATGTACATACTGTAAGGGCCCATTCATTTGATCACACAAATATTATTATCTGATGTTTATTCATGTGTTATTAACAAAACAGGCTGTGtgttattctgtttttattttgctgacTCCATAGTTTGTCTGGAAACCCTCCTTTCTATGACGACGCTGAAGAAGACGACTCTGACAACCGCGATAAGAACCTGTTCATAAAGATTTTGTCCGGAGACTATGAATTTGATTCCCCTTACTGGGATGACATCTCAGATTCtggtgaagaaaataaatcaattttatatataatgtgCCGTGTATGGACGTAACGATATCACATACGTCACAGATAATGTTATAATGATCTTGCCTTGTTTAACAGCCAAAACCTTAGTTGCGTCCTTGATGGAAGTGGACCAAGATCAGCGATTGACTGCACAGGAAGCTATTGCCCATGAATggtaaaatgataataataattaaattgctGAAATATAAATGGTCCGAGTTACACAGCTAGAGTTATGATGCTAATCTAAATTACTGTTGGTGATACTGTTCTCTTGATCCTTCTCTTAGGATTTCTGGAAACGCTGCCTCTGATAAGAACATTAAGGACGGTGTTTGTGCACAAATAGAAAAGAACTTTGCTAAAGCCAAGTGGAAGGTATAACTCCTCATATAGCTTCCATAGAAATACAATGTTTGCTCATTATTTGAGAGGCGTATAAAACTAAATGATGATGTTCTCTACATGGTCCGGACTGGACTGCATTGTCTCTTTGAAAAAGTCTATACTCTGATGATACAAGATAACCACATTTTTGACTGAATGAATATTAATATACACACTAGCAattttctcttccctctgaCACAATCATCTTCACACAAATTGTCAAAAACATATTCATATGTCTCTGCAATCACTCTGATCCGAGGTAATTACTGTTTAAAATAATTGACAACATTTAATTAGTATTGTTTGTGTTCTATGATGGTACTTCTCCCTTGTTTAATTTTCCCAAAACTTCCCGAAAAATGGTACGCTCCTGAAAGACAAACTGGGTACTCAACCTCAAGAATAAAACCAGTTATCAAAGCAATCAACGTCCGTACAGTTTTGTAGTTTACTAAAATGTCAAACGCCTTGATGCCAGTTGTTTTCCTTGGAAcattcacatgttttgtttctgtattgCTCACATTTCATTGTAAGAATAGATAAGTAAAGTTTGATGTATgttgtaatttaatttgaactaaccttgtttttattatattaatattcacaGAAGGCTGTCAGAGTGACCACCCTCATGAAAAGGCTCCGAGCTTCCGAGCAGGGGGAATCTGGGGCCTCTGGTCTCGCCGAGGGGGCTGCAGCTGATCCCAACGCTCCCAGCGGCGCTGCTCTGGCTCTTCCGGTGGGCAACAGCTTAAAGGCCGCTCTTAGCGAAAAGGCTCCCGACACACAGACTGCCACCGTCACCCAGCCCAGTGCGGCCAGACAGGACGAGCAGACGCGGTGCAACGGCGACGTCCCTCAAATGTTGCCACAGAGGAAGGCAGATTAGTTCAATAAATGAAGAGGACCCTTGCAAAACAACAAGCACATGTGCGGTTCAGCCAATCGGTTTGGCCTGTGATGATACCCTGTCTATGATGTTTGACTATCCCCAGTTTGCTGAATTATTTCACAAAGCCACGCATCCCATCTTCTTTGCCTTCTGTACTGATCTATTGAATAGTGTTCTCCACATGCTCCCTTATTATTTTATGTACAAGTCCCTTTAAATCTAGTTGCAAAGTAGCTCTTCTGTTGTTTCCTTTCTCCTTAAGAACTGTAGAATCTCCGTGTTATGTAGTGAAAACCTTCATCTCTAGTCATCAGCTCATTGTATATAGATGTAACGTGTCTGTTCAAACAAACTGCTAGTTTTCAGCCGCAGAACTTACAATCCTGAGTTCAAGTCTTGTGACTTCAAGTTTTTAGTTGAAAGATTTAGTGAATTGATCAAATCAAGGTTTATTTCAAGAAATAGAATGAATTTACAAGAAATGTTCATGCTTATATATTTGAGTCGACTCTTTAGGAATCATGCCTCAAAAATATAATAGGTAATTTgttatatattagttgaatgaacTATAGAACAAttgttgtgttgatttaaaagtagaaataaagGGATTTTAGTTATACTTCAAAATTGTATGATGCTTGTATGATACTTGTATGAGGACGATCcctgaaatgtttttatggTTAAATACTATGAAACAATTTGTGGCTTCTGCTCAACATCCTAACTAGAAATCTTTAACTATACAACTTAGAATTTTAAGGCAGCAAGAAAGTATATTTTTAAGTTAAAGTGCCTTAATatttgttgcagtaatgttgctGAAATGTTTCAAAAGAAACAACTTGTTTAGAAATGCTTACCGActtctttgaaatgttttagCCGTTTTACTTTGCTCCTCTGTTTAGTCTTACGCTGTTGTACTGATACTTGTGTTCTGTCCActtcatttaaaacacagaaaactagGTTTAGAGCCTCCTATGTGTAGTGGCGTTTTAGCTGTTATTGTGTTGTCCTTTGTAATTAGTAAGTTCAGAGTTTATAGCTGAGTCCATATACCGCTATGTATATTTGCAATGTatacatgtgtatttttttatttacatacaaCAACATTTAGCTGAGCTAACAGGTTGCTGCAACGCTTGTGAATGAATAAAATGAGTAATACTAATGTTGCTGAAACTCAAGTTGTCCCTTAATGAgggttttcatatttttacagTTATAGTGTTTATATTGGTCACAGCACttcaatgtgacattttttaGGTAAGTCAAACAAATGATTAAATTCAGAAGTCCGTCATTGTGTGAAAATGGTGATGCATCTGCCTATTAACAATAAGCATTAAAGTATCAAATTGACAGGGTTTGATGAAAGTCAAAGTATCATcgtattgttattataattactaTATGAATCTTAAATGGGGTAAAATGGTGAGAGTGGATGGGTGAGGTCCgatggatgtttttgttttggaaggctgggggaagtgtttgagtccacaaaacacttttggggtttcaggggtaaaaggcgttgcagccaa
This genomic interval carries:
- the LOC133967902 gene encoding caM kinase-like vesicle-associated protein; this translates as MPFGCLTLGEKKDYNNPSEVNDKYDLGQIVKSEEFCEIFRSKDRNTLKMYTCKKFNKKDGRKVRKAAKNEIMILKMVKHHNILQLVDTFETKKEYFLFLELATGREVFDWILDQGYYSERDTSNVMRQVLEAVAYLHSQKIVHRNLKLENLVYFNRLKHSKIVISDFQLAKLENGLIKDPCGTPEYLAPEVVGRQRYGRPVDCWAIGVIMYILLSGNPPFYDDAEEDDSDNRDKNLFIKILSGDYEFDSPYWDDISDSAKTLVASLMEVDQDQRLTAQEAIAHEWISGNAASDKNIKDGVCAQIEKNFAKAKWKKAVRVTTLMKRLRASEQGESGASGLAEGAAADPNAPSGAALALPVGNSLKAALSEKAPDTQTATVTQPSAARQDEQTRCNGDVPQMLPQRKAD